In Methylomonas sp. MK1, the following are encoded in one genomic region:
- a CDS encoding response regulator — translation MSQTNNSKPSILIVDDVNENLHALLSILREDYAILAATNGEKALELATRAPGPDLVLLDIKMPGMDGYEVLRRLKTDPMTADIPVIFVTALSETADEAAGLKLGAADYITKPINPDLLKQRILTQLELRQYRRKPLMSLNEQMLIRAERPALLLVDDMPENIHELAEALKEEYRIRVANNGRKAVEIVLGPHPPDVVLLDILMPEMDGYEVCRRIKATAVGNRIPVLFVSVVDKTVDKVRGFSIGAADYITKPFDIDEVRARIRTHLELSRLNHHFEQLIELHTAELQHLDSIVCRSPVVAITWRNTEDWPVSYVSANISDWGYRPEDLRLGKVKYLDLLPPEDRFRIEAEVAEHIAHGPDEYHQEYRLLHGDGHWLWIDEFTRLSRNEQGEVDSFDGLLNNITARVEAEQALREREHQLRVMGDNLPDGYVYRYQIWQDGRAALQYISAGVEKLHGLKPAQLIDDINPFFAQMAPESLQQYREAEAECLRELKVYKGSVLFNPPGGRQRWIAFQSSPKQQADGSVVWDGVGVDVTQRIENEQKLILQARRAQALLELPKASEDLNEMEFMQRGMVLAEDLTSSQLAFVYFINVDEDSMELVAQSHGTPESKGHRFAEKRIALAQAGILAESVRSREPAVFNDYPVHLPKEVVVKADTEPSPLGRGQGEGMQINALSYTIPLTPTLSGEERGLLRQPPEDGFSETQPELRRLITVPVIENGKVLMLTGVGNRSSEYTGLDVETVQLIANALWRIVQRKRVEKKAARFSQVLARSTNEIHIFDSRTLRFIDVNQGGRDNLGYSSQELEGMTPLDITPELTLEAFELLCAPLRAGSKSRCDFSTIHRRKDGSEYPVEVHLELIDDQPPLFVAIINDLTETRQMQDRIVQLSRYDPVTGLPNQFFFEDLLSSAIAQAEHQHHDIAVLRLDIENFHMIDDTYGYEIGDQTLKIIANRLVKAAGSEGLVTRMAKDNFNIACSDINGPSAAEQLAETVRAAVTEAVVLAQHEIHLEAKIGISFYPSDAKSASELVQRAGIALNHAKADKASGFRFFKQDMNELLLTRIALTNDMRHAVEREQFELHYQPQVDLTSGKVIGLEALVRWNHPREGFLPPNKFIPLAEESGLIVPLGDWIIKRAVSQTKEWRDAGLIPEGFTVAVNVSAIQMQAGGLVDLLKQLFADTDLPAHYIELELTESLLMTNVAETLTLLKQLKDLSIHLSIDDFGTGYSSLSYLKQFSVDKLKIDKSFIDNVITDANDAVIVQATIAMAHSMGLAVIAEGVETQGQTTYLRRLRCDQLQGYYFSRPLPSAEIRQLLQAGTILRFPSDEQKPQVLIVDDEPYIMSALKRCLWRDDYEILTAGSGGEALELLANHPVMVIICDQRMPDMTGTEFLSRVKIMHPRTVRMIISGYADLNTITEAVNKGEIYKFHNKPWDDDELRNDVREGIERYYASEKNR, via the coding sequence ATGTCCCAGACGAATAACAGCAAACCGAGTATTTTGATCGTCGATGACGTCAATGAAAACCTGCATGCTTTACTGAGCATTCTACGCGAAGACTATGCCATTCTTGCCGCGACCAACGGCGAAAAAGCGCTGGAACTGGCGACACGCGCCCCAGGCCCGGATCTAGTATTGCTGGACATTAAAATGCCGGGCATGGACGGTTACGAAGTGTTGCGGCGGCTGAAGACCGATCCGATGACGGCCGATATTCCGGTGATCTTCGTCACGGCCTTGTCGGAAACCGCTGACGAGGCCGCCGGCCTTAAGTTGGGCGCTGCCGATTACATCACCAAACCGATTAATCCCGACCTGCTGAAACAGCGGATACTGACGCAACTGGAATTGCGCCAATATCGCCGCAAGCCGCTGATGTCCTTAAACGAACAGATGTTGATCAGGGCGGAGCGGCCGGCACTGCTGTTGGTTGACGATATGCCGGAGAATATCCACGAGTTGGCCGAGGCCCTAAAGGAGGAATACCGCATCCGGGTAGCCAACAACGGCCGCAAAGCCGTCGAAATAGTGCTGGGCCCCCATCCGCCCGATGTGGTGCTACTTGACATCCTGATGCCGGAAATGGACGGGTATGAAGTGTGTCGGCGCATCAAGGCAACAGCCGTAGGTAACCGGATACCGGTGTTATTCGTCAGCGTGGTTGATAAAACGGTGGACAAAGTGCGCGGCTTCTCGATTGGTGCCGCCGATTACATTACCAAGCCTTTTGATATTGATGAAGTTCGGGCGCGGATACGCACGCATTTGGAACTTAGCCGCCTGAATCATCATTTCGAGCAGTTGATTGAGCTGCACACCGCCGAGTTGCAACACTTGGACTCCATTGTCTGCCGGTCTCCGGTGGTTGCAATTACCTGGCGCAACACTGAGGATTGGCCGGTGAGTTATGTCAGTGCCAATATCTCGGATTGGGGTTATCGTCCGGAGGATTTGCGCTTGGGCAAAGTGAAGTATCTGGATTTGCTCCCGCCCGAAGACCGGTTTCGGATCGAAGCCGAAGTCGCTGAACATATTGCCCATGGCCCGGACGAATATCATCAGGAATACCGCCTATTGCACGGTGACGGCCATTGGCTCTGGATCGATGAATTTACCCGACTAAGCCGTAACGAACAGGGCGAAGTGGATTCCTTCGATGGCTTGTTGAATAACATCACCGCACGCGTCGAAGCCGAGCAGGCTTTGCGGGAGCGGGAGCATCAATTGCGGGTGATGGGCGATAATCTGCCCGATGGTTATGTGTATCGTTACCAAATCTGGCAGGACGGGCGGGCTGCTCTGCAATACATTAGCGCCGGGGTGGAGAAATTGCACGGGCTGAAACCCGCGCAACTGATCGACGACATCAATCCGTTCTTTGCGCAAATGGCGCCCGAGTCGCTTCAGCAATACCGGGAAGCGGAAGCCGAATGCTTAAGAGAATTAAAAGTCTACAAAGGCAGCGTGTTGTTCAATCCGCCCGGCGGCCGCCAGCGCTGGATTGCTTTTCAGTCCAGCCCAAAACAGCAAGCCGATGGCAGCGTGGTTTGGGATGGTGTTGGTGTTGATGTCACTCAGCGTATAGAGAACGAACAAAAGCTGATTTTACAGGCCCGGCGTGCGCAAGCTTTGTTGGAACTGCCAAAGGCATCGGAAGACTTAAACGAAATGGAATTCATGCAGCGGGGTATGGTTCTGGCGGAGGATCTGACCTCTAGCCAGCTGGCTTTTGTGTACTTCATCAATGTTGACGAAGACAGTATGGAGCTGGTGGCTCAATCCCATGGCACTCCGGAATCAAAGGGCCACAGGTTCGCAGAGAAGCGCATTGCTCTGGCTCAGGCCGGTATCTTGGCCGAGTCTGTCAGAAGCCGCGAACCGGCGGTTTTCAATGATTACCCGGTCCATCTCCCTAAAGAGGTTGTCGTAAAAGCCGATACTGAACCCTCTCCCCTCGGGAGAGGGCAGGGTGAGGGTATGCAAATCAATGCTTTATCTTATACTATCCCCCTCACCCCAACCCTCTCCGGCGAGGAGAGGGGGCTTTTACGACAGCCTCCTGAAGATGGTTTTTCTGAAACGCAACCCGAACTGCGTCGCCTGATTACCGTGCCGGTAATCGAGAATGGCAAAGTGCTGATGTTAACCGGTGTAGGGAACAGATCGAGCGAGTATACGGGGCTGGATGTCGAAACGGTTCAACTGATAGCCAATGCCCTCTGGCGCATCGTCCAACGCAAGCGTGTCGAGAAAAAGGCCGCCCGTTTCAGCCAGGTGTTGGCCCGCTCCACCAATGAAATTCATATTTTCGATAGCCGAACACTGCGGTTTATTGATGTTAACCAGGGCGGGCGGGACAATCTTGGTTATTCAAGCCAAGAGCTCGAAGGGATGACGCCGTTGGATATCACACCCGAGTTAACCTTGGAAGCGTTTGAACTGTTGTGCGCGCCGCTGCGTGCGGGCAGCAAGAGTCGCTGCGATTTTTCAACCATCCATCGACGTAAAGACGGTAGCGAGTATCCGGTTGAAGTTCATCTGGAATTAATCGATGATCAACCTCCGTTATTTGTGGCCATCATCAACGATTTGACGGAAACTCGGCAGATGCAGGACCGCATCGTACAATTATCGCGGTACGACCCGGTCACCGGTTTGCCGAATCAATTTTTCTTCGAAGACCTGTTGTCGTCAGCCATCGCGCAAGCCGAGCATCAGCATCACGATATTGCGGTTTTGCGTTTGGATATTGAAAATTTCCACATGATCGATGATACCTACGGTTACGAAATTGGCGACCAAACCTTGAAAATCATTGCCAATCGTTTGGTTAAGGCCGCAGGTAGCGAAGGCCTTGTCACCCGCATGGCCAAGGATAATTTCAATATTGCCTGTTCGGACATCAACGGCCCCTCGGCAGCCGAACAACTCGCTGAAACGGTGAGAGCGGCGGTCACGGAAGCAGTGGTTTTAGCCCAGCACGAAATCCATCTGGAAGCCAAGATCGGGATCAGTTTTTATCCCTCGGACGCTAAATCGGCCAGCGAATTGGTGCAGCGCGCCGGGATAGCTTTAAATCACGCCAAAGCCGATAAAGCGTCTGGCTTTCGTTTCTTCAAACAGGACATGAATGAGCTGTTACTGACCAGAATTGCGCTGACCAACGACATGCGCCACGCGGTCGAGCGCGAACAATTTGAGCTTCATTACCAGCCTCAGGTCGATCTTACCAGCGGAAAAGTCATTGGCCTGGAAGCCTTGGTGCGCTGGAATCACCCGCGTGAAGGATTTTTGCCGCCGAATAAATTTATCCCCTTGGCGGAAGAGTCCGGCTTGATCGTGCCCTTGGGAGATTGGATTATCAAGCGGGCCGTATCGCAAACCAAGGAATGGCGCGATGCCGGCCTAATCCCTGAGGGGTTTACCGTTGCTGTCAATGTCTCCGCCATACAAATGCAGGCGGGTGGCTTGGTCGATTTGCTAAAGCAGTTATTCGCTGACACCGATTTGCCGGCCCATTATATTGAATTGGAACTTACCGAAAGCTTGTTGATGACGAATGTAGCCGAGACCCTGACGCTGCTGAAACAGCTGAAGGATCTCAGTATCCATCTGTCGATTGACGATTTCGGCACCGGCTATTCTTCGCTTTCCTACCTCAAACAATTCTCGGTGGACAAGCTCAAGATAGATAAAAGCTTTATCGACAATGTCATCACCGATGCCAACGATGCGGTGATTGTGCAAGCCACCATCGCGATGGCGCACAGCATGGGCCTGGCCGTCATAGCGGAAGGGGTGGAAACCCAGGGGCAAACCACTTACCTGAGAAGGCTGCGCTGTGATCAGCTACAGGGCTATTATTTCAGCCGGCCCTTGCCCAGCGCTGAGATTCGGCAGTTATTGCAGGCCGGAACTATACTGCGTTTCCCCTCGGATGAACAAAAACCGCAGGTGCTTATCGTGGATGACGAACCCTATATCATGTCGGCGCTGAAGCGCTGCTTGTGGCGGGATGATTATGAAATTTTGACGGCCGGCAGTGGTGGAGAAGCACTAGAGTTATTGGCCAATCATCCTGTCATGGTGATTATTTGCGATCAACGCATGCCCGATATGACCGGTACGGAGTTTTTGTCGCGCGTTAAAATCATGCACCCGCGAACGGTACGAATGATTATTTCCGGCTATGCCGACCTAAACACTATTACCGAGGCTGTTAACAAAGGCGAAATATACAAATTCCACAACAAGCCTTGGGACGACGATGAATTACGGAATGACGTTCGGGAAGGCATCGAGCGTTACTATGCCTCTGAAAAAAACAGGTAA